The stretch of DNA CATGCCGCTGTTGTTGTGGGCGAGGGCGATCTCGGCCTCAGGCACCTGCCGCAACCCAGCCTCCCCCCGGAGCTGCCAGAAGCACTCGGCGGCCTGGGCGACGCCGGTGGCCCCGAGCGGGTGGCCGCAGCCGATGAGCCCACCGCGCGGGTTGACCACCACCGTGCCACCGTAATCGGAGAGTCCCTTCTCGATGAAGCGCCCACCCTCACCTTTGTCACAGAAGCCCAGCTCTTCGTAGGCGATGATCTCGGCGATGGCGAAGCAGTCGTGGACCTCAGCCACGCCCACATCGCCCGGACCGATCCCCGCCATCCGGTAGGCATCCTGAGCCGCCCGCTTGAGCGCCGGCCAGTGGGAGTAGTCTTCGGCGAGGGAGGAGAGGGTGAAGCCGTCCAGCGCCTGGCCGGTGCCGAGGATCCAGACGGGCTTGTCCGTGAGATCGCGGGCCCGTTCCTCAGAGGCAACGATTACCGCCGCGGCGCCGTCGGTAATGGGCGAGCACATGAAGAGCCGGAACGGCGTCGCGATCATCCGCGAGCAGAGCACCTGCTCCAGCGTCGCCCCCTTCTGGAAGTGGGCGTAGGGGTTCCGGGTGGCGTGGGTGTGGTTCTTCACGCTGACCATGGCCATCTGCTCTTCGGTGGTGCCGTACTTGGCCATGTGGTGCTGGGCCGCCAGGGCAAAGCAGGGCGGCGCCGTGAGGCCGTGGCACGCTTCCCACTCCCGGTCCACGCCGGCTCCCATGTTGAGGATCGCCTCCTCCCCCACCGGCTGGGTCAGCTTCTCGACGCCGAGCACCATCACCAGGTCGGCGAGCCCGGCGGCGATAAACGCGTAGGCGTAGCGGAGCCCCACGGTTCCCGACGCGCACATGTGCTCGGTGCGGGCCGAGAGGCGCGAAGGCTTGATCCCCAGCGCCTCGGCAGCCAGGGGCGCGATGTGGCTCTGAAACGCCGTCCGCTCCGGCATCACCGAGCCCACGACAAGCCCCTCGAGGTCCTTCGGCCTGACCCCCGGGACGGAGTCGAAGCACGCCTTCCCCGCCTCCCAGATCAGGTCGCGAAAGGAGGCCTTGCGCACCCCGAACTTACTGACTCCGACTCCGACCAGCGCCACCTTTCTCATCGCTCACCTCTCACGCAACCAGCCCGGTTGCTCTCAAAACCCTAACGCATGGACCTCCTGCCAGAATCGCTCCACATTGCGGAGCTTGATCTGCTCGTA from Candidatus Rokuibacteriota bacterium encodes:
- a CDS encoding thiolase domain-containing protein; the protein is MRKVALVGVGVSKFGVRKASFRDLIWEAGKACFDSVPGVRPKDLEGLVVGSVMPERTAFQSHIAPLAAEALGIKPSRLSARTEHMCASGTVGLRYAYAFIAAGLADLVMVLGVEKLTQPVGEEAILNMGAGVDREWEACHGLTAPPCFALAAQHHMAKYGTTEEQMAMVSVKNHTHATRNPYAHFQKGATLEQVLCSRMIATPFRLFMCSPITDGAAAVIVASEERARDLTDKPVWILGTGQALDGFTLSSLAEDYSHWPALKRAAQDAYRMAGIGPGDVGVAEVHDCFAIAEIIAYEELGFCDKGEGGRFIEKGLSDYGGTVVVNPRGGLIGCGHPLGATGVAQAAECFWQLRGEAGLRQVPEAEIALAHNNSGM